A segment of the Drosophila gunungcola strain Sukarami chromosome 2R unlocalized genomic scaffold, Dgunungcola_SK_2 000020F, whole genome shotgun sequence genome:
ATTCCAGCTCcactctttcttttttatcgcACCCGAGTGTTAGGAATAATATATATGCGAAATGGGGCTTGATTGATTGCCACCCAGTGGAAATGTCCCGAGTTGAGTGCAAAGAGGAAGTGGATTCATATATCGACGCATTAGTGAGTGATAAAAACGCTCACCCGAATGTCTGTTTGAATATTCTCGGATCGCGTGATTCATTTGTAAGCTGATTAGtcactaaataaatttacgCAAATACTACAATAGTAAGCAATCTTTATGGTACTTTTTGTAAACAAGAGACGTATTGTTTTGGTTATTGACTAAGGCACAACAACAAGGACTGATTAGAGGGTTTTTCAGCTAATACAATGAATTTACTAATGATTtttcaatggttttaaaatatttaatcattttattttaaaatgtgacAATTGTATTAGCATTTTTTTCTAAAGCAAAAtggttatttaatataaagtttGATTCGTATCCATTTCTGTTTGCTCTTATTTGTTCCAAGTTACCTactgttattaaaaataatatattttacgGCAAAACTACCCATTTTTAGTTTgataaatttgtgttttgcataaaatattattactaacatacatatattcttcTTGTTAAACAAGTAACATTTTGAGATCTAAATTCACTTCCTTTATGAAAAGCATCATGATGCTGTCTCTCATAAAGTAATTTAGGGAAAAACCCATATTTTGGCCCGCATAATCTTGAACcttatacaaatttgttttttttcggtaAGGGTTTCTAATCTACAGTAAACGGTATCTAAAGTgtcaacaaatttgtttatatggTGAGGAAACAAAACCCCACTGGACGTCATTAGAAGGCAATTTGTCGCGAAATGAGTGTACTAGTTCGGGGAACTCACCTGCAATCGTGAAGCGGTCCATGTAGTTGATCAGGTTCACGAAGCAGAGCACGGTGACGGTGAACCAATGTGACCTTGCCACGGAGGAGAGACGGGAGGGAACGGCGGCGGAGGGCGGGTGGATCTCGGCCAgttgatggtggtggtggtggtgggttCGCAGGCGGTGACGCTCCTCCTCCATGCTGTCCGAATCCGAGGGCATCAACTGTTGTGACGAGTAGGTCACAGGAAGTCCGTCGGGCGATAGATTTGCCACATCCTCCCGACTGCCGCCCTCCTCAGAGGAGCCACTCCCGCTGCTCCCGCTCTGGATCATCGCCGGGTTGTCCATGGCGGCCGCCGTTGGGAGCGGTTGGTACAATTTGTTCTGGTGCTTCAGCGACATCCGAATCCGATCCTCTCTACTCTCTGTTCTCTCTACTCTTTGGCTTGGAAATTCGCAGCAGACAACGCGGCAAAAGTTATTTGCACACGCTTCTCTTCTCTTCGCTCACTAACACAGTGAAAAACTCGCGATGAAAGCGGTGGGCAAAGCGAATGCAAAAGAATTTGGCACAGCTTTATTCGCTTTTCTCTTAATCACTCTCGCTTATTTATGACCAATCGGACTGTCTATTGACACCTGTTCTTAAGGCTTGTCTAATCGCGGTCGTACTTTAAAAATAGTCAGTGCAGTTGCAGtgcttccttttttatttcttccgCGACGCGAACGCGAGTGTGTCCAATTGAAGTCGCCCCAAAAGTGTGCCCGCTAGAGACCGCTACCTTTTCCCTTGTCGTTTTCTGACGCGCTATTAGTGTGACCGTCGCGAAGCGTTAAGAGGTTTCCTGAGAGCAATGTTTAACTCCTATTAACCCAGCCCTGAGCCAATCGATTATTTTGGCGCttgaattcaaaaataaactattttcaGATGTCAAGATTTGCTTTATTATAAACTGCAGTGCTAAAGTAAATGCTACTAAAAATTGGATTTCTAATTAATGTCAATGTCATCTAGACGTCCACGCACGCGATTCTTGCGCTTGTGTTTTTTAGTGGGTGGTGGCAGGAAACTCTCCAGAAATTCAATGGTGTTCATTATTGTCTCCGAGCTCACATTCCCAATGTAGTTCTTGTCGAAGTAGACAACTGGAACAGGCGCCTCCGTCGAGAGGAGCAACTTGTCGCAGTTGCAACGCTTATTCTTATCCTGTCCCTGAATTTTGGCATTCAGGGCCTCTACATCCACATCTGTGGTGGTGTTTGATTTGTCTAATACGgggatttaattaaaagctgaCCTATTCCTTGACTGATTTGCTACCCACCGAACAAGGGGCGAAAGCACTCCTTGACCTGAATCCACTTGGTGCAAAACTGCTTGATGAAACTGTCGTTGTTGTGGAAAAAGTTTCGGGCAGCATCGTCTACACGGTATTTCATGAATCCCGGCACATACGGCCACTTTCCATTGGCGGcataaaagcaaataatgtctaaaataatattaaaaattttatatttttaaatttaaaatattgaatttttgttttataaatattggaTTAACGTCTGCAAACAATACTAATCGCTACCTTAAATCGAATTAACTTATTTTGGCCTACTTTTAGGCAAATTGTGTTAtgttaaaatgtaatactttTTGACATTCAAGTAAAAACGACAACTAAAcacaaaattcaaatacaatttCAGTTGACTTTTCAAAAAGCTTATTGGCAAGGAATTAACTTATAGATTTTACATGTTCGGTTAAGTTgtttagttttcaaaaataattgtatatttgattttatttttatttgtgacTTTGTGATACAATACTCAACTCACAGGGCACGTGAAAAAGGTGCAGAAATGTGCGCTGATGCTCCAGACTCGAGATTAGGTGAATGCCGCTGGGCCGACGACTTGCCAGGACTTGCTTTCTTCCGGCAAAAGGAATCTCGTCTACCCGCACACTTTTCATATAAGCCTCGCCCACTGTGAATAGAAAGCCCACCAAAAAAAGGGGCAGAATGCGCCAAGCGATTTTCCGACGCAGTTCCATAGTCGAACTTTCCACTTGACAGCAACAAATTCAACTGGCGAATGTCCTGCAGGAACCGTCAAAAGCATGAGTGATTCCGGTGcgctttattgattttaattgcgcTCGAGGTTGACATATATCCAGGCACTCGGAACACTTGCATGTGCTAACGCAATTGGCGAGGTATTAAAGTTCACTGCCCTTTTGAATCATAACTTTCAGCATGTTCCAATTGTCACATTTCGCACTGCTAAGTCACAGGAAATGCAGTATGTAAATGACTCAGTCATTAGCTAATATATTACTCAATAGTTACAAAATGCCCAGATAGCTCggaacaacaataaataatcaatTGATTTACAATTGTTACATATCTAGATGGGGGAAAACTTCGATCGGATTTCTCATTGCCGCCACGCGTCGTATACTTAATTTGCCGGCAAAACCTGCTTTCATTGCAAACTTTTTCCGCCACTTCCCCTCAAACATTGTTAGAATGCCGCCATAGATTGCACGTGTTGCAAATTTACTTCATGGCTTATCAGGTTTGGCACAGTTCAAAAAATAGGAAAGCGAGACAAACAACCAAGgtattttcttttcatattCTTATGTAAGCCTCAGACCTAAACGAACTACGTTTTAGTACAATTTAAGCTACTTTAAGTATTAACTGAAGTCAACAAATATTAACTTCTGCGTCTTAGAGTTGGTCaactttaagtttattttcttaaaacattaTCTGTGGCTTTAATTTATATTCTACGTGTTTTCAGgtccaaaaatatatttttcgatCAGTAAACCAAGTTTAAGACTCAATTGACTGGTCATCTAGTATGAGGGACCAGAGTTTAACCCTGTCCGTTTGGAATTCGCTGGCCACGTTAGCCTCGAAACCTTTTGATGGAGCTGGCGCATTGGAGAATTCCTGGTAATCACAAATTCCGTTGGGACGTGACTGCAGCACCTCAATGGAACAGGGGGTCAGTGACTCGACATTCCTCGGTTTTCTACGAAAAACAATGATTCGGTTCTTAAATTACCCTCTTACCGATTCGTTCGTTTTTTATACTCACCCAAACTTGGCGAAGTGCACGAAATAATCCACAAAGGAGTGGATAACCTTTGCCTCCGTGGAGTTCCGCACAAAGTCGGGGAAAATAAGAGGACTACGGAATAAATAGAGGAGATCATCACAGTGAACCACTCCGTATTTGCCACTGACATTGGCGGATGTGTAAGCAGAGGCGTAACTCAGGGGTCCTCGGTAGTTAAAGCTGTACAGGTAAACAGGATTCGATGAATGGCAGATATCCTTGCGAATGGTATTATAAAGGGGCTGCTTGAAACCCCTATCGGAAATTagctggcaaaaaaaaggaaaataaattaaatacttattaaatgtataacaaatgtttcaaaaaagtttcttattaaaaactattattacgacaaaataaaaagcctATTGATTGAGAAAGCCACCttgactttttatttattgaataaatcAGAAATTCATAAGttaatcgaaaaaataaaacagaattaaataataacttataataaatatttaagaaaagtatcttataaaaaataaaacagtcagctattacaaaataataataaattgaattttaaataaatcagaaattcAATAGAAGATCGAACAAAATACTTATtgcaatgaaaaatgtttaagaaaaGTATTCCAACTTAAAAGGAAACCATCAGCTATCAGCTATTATGAGAGCCCATTGACTGAGAAAGCCACCTCGACTTttcatttttgaataaatatattgttataaCATACAATGTGCTAAGATAGATTGGATAATAGATAATTGTATCGTTTAGTTTACCATAGAGTTATACAAACGGTTTCTACTTACATCAATAAATCCCTGAACAGTTTCCTCGTTGACTTCGTGCTGGCCCTGAAAGTACTCTTCCACCAGGAGTTCCATGCTCCGGTTGAGCCGATCCTGGCTGAAATTGGGCGGGAACTCCATCAGCTCTTGAAGAAGCTCATCGAATCGGGAGTTGAAGCTCTGGCGAAGCGTCTCGTTGCCCAGGATGTTCACCACCCGCACGGCACCTTCACCTGGAACAGTTCCCAAAAGCAGGGGAATAGGAGGTCGTGCTCCTCGAGCCAGGATATCCTTGGGATGATCGCTGAGAAAGGCCTCTTTTCCCATTCCCCTTTCAACCACGGGTCGAAAGTTGGTCATGTGATCCACGTCCCAGAACTTAAGGCCATCTCCGGCATCCAGAAGTTTGGTGGCCTCCACCCTGCGCAGGGCTTTGGTTAACTTGGCAGTGCTCAAGTTCCTGGCATCCGGCACCTGGGCAAACTGC
Coding sequences within it:
- the LOC128256516 gene encoding uncharacterized protein LOC128256516 codes for the protein MELRRKIAWRILPLFLVGFLFTVGEAYMKSVRVDEIPFAGRKQVLASRRPSGIHLISSLEHQRTFLHLFHVPYIICFYAANGKWPYVPGFMKYRVDDAARNFFHNNDSFIKQFCTKWIQVKECFRPLFDKSNTTTDVDVEALNAKIQGQDKNKRCNCDKLLLSTEAPVPVVYFDKNYIGNVSSETIMNTIEFLESFLPPPTKKHKRKNRVRGRLDDIDIN